AGCTATCATTCTGCGTTAGTTCAATTGTCTTTATTTAAATACCAAAAACTTTTGGGCACATTTTAAACACCTTACCCATGAATGCTGAAACTAACATTGGATATAATAATTGGCAGGAGGTGGAAAGGTGAAAAAAGTAATAATAATGAGCTTTCTAATACTAGCGTTTACGATGCCATTTGCTCAGGCGAACGAACTTGAAAAGTATCCTAGTAATGCGGAAAAAAATTTCCTTGGAGCTGACGATTATTATCATCAAGTGAATCGTAGTGAATATACTGAATATCCAGATTCCGTATTTAAACTCAGGGAGAAGGTTTTGTACAAGGATATTAACAAAGTGTTCTCCAATGTCCCTAAACAATTCAATACAACATCTGGAGTAGGTGACGGTGTTGGATATAATCCCAAAAGACAAGTGTACGTCTTTTTTTCTGCCAAATACGTAAATAAAAAACTTTTTTCTCAATATGCTGTTTATGATGCAGAGACTGGTCGAAAGATTTCATCAGCCAAACAAATACTTTAATTACGAGCTGCTTTTGCAGCTCCTTTTTTTTGAATATTTCACCACGCTCTTCTGCCTGTTAGCTTAAAAAGGAAATTCTTCACGAAACGAAAAAGAGGGCGCCATTGAGCGCCCTTCAATTCCATAGTAATCCTCGACGCGCCTGCTACCTCCTATAGTCTGGGTTTCCACATACGTAATTTGCTGGTTTGTCTTCGTTGATTGAGTACTCTTTAATAACCCAATTTCCCGTGGGATAATTGGATATTTTTACTGTGACAATGTCGTTAGGCGGGTTATGTGCACCTTTGAAAGTCATCGCTTCCAATGTTACCTCAAAGTAAAATTGACCTTGCTCTAATCTCTTAATTTCTAAAATTTTTTGGCATTGAATCCCCAAACCATGACCTACGCCAAATTGTTTATCAAGGACTTGAGATATACTTGGTAACAGTTCATGAATAAGTGCATCATGAAGGATCTCTTTTTGTAGCCCCTTAGCATTTGGCGATTCTGTATCAGCTTGTATTGATGATGAAAATGCAAAAAAGAGAAGAAGGAAGATTATCCATTTTTTCATTAGAACAACACCTACCTTTTTTGATTATTATCCCCATTGAACAGAATACTATTAAGTTTTTGCCTGATCGATGGCGCCCTCCAATACTGAACTATCGTTAACCGTTAGCACAATAAAGCACTCGCTTTGTATTATAATAAATTCTGCAATATCGTCTCCAATTGCATACCCCTCGATCCCTTCAGCAGGATTACATCGTCTTGCTTTACCATGTTCCTTAATTTCTTAGTTAACTCTTTTTTGTCCGGAAATGCCTGGACACAACCGTTGTGAAATCTTTTTTCTGCTTCTAATGCGATATGCTTACCGAGAGTGCCGACCGTATAAATAAAATCAATTTTAGTCGGATCAATATTCCTCCCTATGTCCCGATGAAATTCTTGCTCTTGTTCACCTAGTTCAAGCATGTCTCCTAAGACTAAAAACTTTCTTGCATAACCGGTTAATTCTTCAAAGGTTTTTATTGCAGCGGTCATAGAATTGGGGCTAGCATTCCATGCATCATTAATTATGGTAAATCCAAAGGGTGAGACTACCTTCTCCATTCTCATACCAGTTATTTTCAAATTTCTAAAACCCGCATCCATTTCGGCGGGACCTATACCTAGTATTGACGCGACAGCAATTGTCGCTAGTGCGTTTGACACATTATGTGTACCCAGCAGAGGTATGTAAAACTTATCGTCACCGACTGTAAAAAAGGATCCTTCTGAGTTTGTTAGAGTGGTTCCGACACAGTAGTCATTAGTGTCGCCTTCACCAAAGCAAATAGCAGAGATCGGTTTCTTGACTCTAATTATATTAAGTCCATTGGTTAACAATGGCTCATCTCCGTTGTAGATTAGAACTCCATTATCTTGCAAGCCATTGACAATCTCTAATTTTGCGGCAGCAATTTCTTCCCTTGATCCAAGACTCGATAAGTGAGACACACCAATCATAGTTATGACAGCAACATCTGGCTGAGCTATTCGGGAGAGTCGATCGATTTGACCACTCTCACTCATCCCCATTTCAATTACTGCAACTTCTGCGTTCTTATCTATATCTAATATGGTCAAGGGAACTCCAATTTGGCTATTTAAATTCCCCACAGTTTTATGAACTCGGTATTTTGTCTGCACCACGGAATTTATCATATCTTTTGTGGTTGTCTTACCATTGCTACCAGTAACACCAATTACTTTTATTGATAATTCCCTTCGATAATTAGCAGCCAGAATTTGAAGTGCTTTCAAACAATCATCAACATAAATTAGCGGTACATGAACAGGTGGGTTGGGATGATCCTTTTGCCATAAAGAGGCTATCGCTCCTTTAGATATTGCTTCCTCCACGTAATCGTGACCGTCCAATTGTCTTATAATTGGAATAAATAAATTATGTTTCTGTATTGTTCTAGAATCAATGGAAACACCTTGAATTATGAGGTCATCATATACATTAGATAGTCCATTCCCTTCGGACATCGTTTCAATAACTTTTAATTTATGGCAAATCACAGAACCACCGCCAATCAATTTTTTACTTACCGAATTATTAAGTTCTCTTACAATAAGCATATTCTTTCCATGTTAATACTAAACAAAATTATTTTATTAATTCAAGATAATCCCGTTACTTCAACAAAAAAGGAACAGTTGCTAGCCGCGGCGAACTGTCCCAAGTCTTTAACTAACGTTTCCGTTAGCTTAATCTAATAAGCAAAATGATATTTATAAATGTCATTGCTTCTGTGGTTCTTTTAAACGATCATTAATTATTTTATTCATATCAGTTTCGATCCATCGCTTTAAATCGGGCGATCTTAATCTAAAGACTTTATTTTCAAATGAAATGGTCACCTGATCACTTACTGATACTTCTGTTGCCATCCACCCGTTTGGGACTTCTATCGAAATGGAATCAAAAGCATCTACAATCCCTATTGATTTTCCATCTCGTGTCTTCATTACAAACTGATTTGGTCCGCCGCCAAAGGATACAGATTGATTACGTGCAGAACTTACAAATTCAGCATGTGAAAGCCAATAAGTAATTTTGGCAACTGTTATCTTTTGC
This portion of the Paenibacillus sp. V4I7 genome encodes:
- a CDS encoding DUF3888 domain-containing protein, producing the protein MKKWIIFLLLFFAFSSSIQADTESPNAKGLQKEILHDALIHELLPSISQVLDKQFGVGHGLGIQCQKILEIKRLEQGQFYFEVTLEAMTFKGAHNPPNDIVTVKISNYPTGNWVIKEYSINEDKPANYVCGNPDYRR
- the murF gene encoding UDP-N-acetylmuramoyl-tripeptide--D-alanyl-D-alanine ligase; amino-acid sequence: MICHKLKVIETMSEGNGLSNVYDDLIIQGVSIDSRTIQKHNLFIPIIRQLDGHDYVEEAISKGAIASLWQKDHPNPPVHVPLIYVDDCLKALQILAANYRRELSIKVIGVTGSNGKTTTKDMINSVVQTKYRVHKTVGNLNSQIGVPLTILDIDKNAEVAVIEMGMSESGQIDRLSRIAQPDVAVITMIGVSHLSSLGSREEIAAAKLEIVNGLQDNGVLIYNGDEPLLTNGLNIIRVKKPISAICFGEGDTNDYCVGTTLTNSEGSFFTVGDDKFYIPLLGTHNVSNALATIAVASILGIGPAEMDAGFRNLKITGMRMEKVVSPFGFTIINDAWNASPNSMTAAIKTFEELTGYARKFLVLGDMLELGEQEQEFHRDIGRNIDPTKIDFIYTVGTLGKHIALEAEKRFHNGCVQAFPDKKELTKKLRNMVKQDDVILLKGSRGMQLETILQNLL